Proteins co-encoded in one Anabaena sphaerica FACHB-251 genomic window:
- a CDS encoding molecular chaperone GrpE: MQYRGSASSDKMEVEPLELHSQSGDWERELNKLRNNMLEQINQVAFAVILVIIVYIILRILFPENNQDTSNNNESVTSPDTEQKIKDLEIQCQRLREELKQQSQQLQSDFQNETFTQLQTLLSNYPTVKKMALAKPDLPAKNLISLFTSLDNLITSWGYTAIGETWEQVNYNPQLHQADSDDIQEGELVYIRFIGYQNSDKILYAAKVSRTLPPGFDNN, from the coding sequence TTCCCAGTCTGGAGACTGGGAACGAGAATTAAATAAACTAAGAAATAATATGCTAGAACAAATTAATCAAGTTGCTTTTGCTGTAATTCTCGTAATCATCGTTTATATTATTCTGCGGATATTATTCCCAGAAAATAATCAAGATACATCTAATAATAATGAATCTGTAACCTCTCCAGACACAGAACAGAAAATCAAAGATTTAGAAATTCAATGTCAACGACTAAGGGAGGAATTAAAACAACAATCTCAACAATTGCAAAGTGATTTTCAAAATGAAACTTTTACCCAATTACAAACCTTACTCAGCAACTATCCCACAGTCAAAAAAATGGCTTTAGCTAAACCTGATTTACCAGCTAAAAATCTAATTTCCCTATTTACATCTTTAGATAATTTAATTACCAGTTGGGGTTATACTGCTATTGGTGAAACTTGGGAACAGGTTAATTATAATCCCCAATTACATCAAGCTGATAGTGATGATATTCAAGAAGGGGAATTAGTCTATATTCGTTTTATTGGTTATCAAAATAGTGATAAAATTCTCTATGCTGCTAAGGTTAGTCGCACTCTTCCTCCAGGATTTGATAATAATTAA
- a CDS encoding Hsp70 family protein: MTIIAIDFGTSNTVISILEPDTQQPKSLRFPNLSRVFVGVTSQGERLEYPVIPSLIFIKSGNNIILGEGVRSQRLGLSQSYPPERLFKKFKRDLAGDYQPPAIQIDGINYHVVSVSELFIQTIWTEIKKQNIEPSHLIFTVPVGAFERYLDWFRDLGKKLNVPKVSIVDESTAAALGYAVKSPGKLILVVDFGGGTLDLSLVKTVTNSDKNNSLRAEVLAKSEAYVGGEDIDVWIVDDYLRSQNLTPEAVGKISYQNLLEIAERLKIQLSKNSSVSESWFDDESFMSYELKITREKLEEILEYRQFLQQLRDALDEVLTFALRKGISKNDIEQVLLVGGSCLIPAVQQLIISYFGKTKVKLNKPFDAVCHGALAITQITEIDDFLRHSYAIRLWESYSKSYIYHHLFTKGEKYPCQRQEWLTLQAANNGQREIRLDIGELGDTTQTEIAFDASGRMTSSTLQHQESYCSLDTQHQQVCVAKLNPPGEAGFDRISVLFEVDSRRTLLATVKDLLTGEVLVDRGEIYKLT, encoded by the coding sequence ATGACAATTATTGCAATTGATTTTGGTACAAGTAATACTGTAATTAGTATTTTAGAACCTGATACTCAACAACCTAAAAGTTTACGTTTTCCTAATTTATCCCGTGTATTTGTGGGTGTGACTTCTCAAGGTGAAAGATTAGAATATCCGGTTATTCCTAGTTTAATATTTATTAAATCAGGTAATAATATTATATTAGGTGAAGGTGTGAGAAGTCAACGTTTAGGACTTTCTCAAAGTTATCCTCCTGAACGGTTATTTAAAAAGTTTAAACGTGATTTAGCTGGGGATTATCAACCACCAGCAATTCAAATTGATGGCATAAATTATCATGTTGTTTCTGTTTCTGAGTTGTTTATCCAAACTATTTGGACAGAAATTAAAAAGCAAAATATCGAACCTAGTCATTTAATTTTTACTGTTCCTGTTGGTGCTTTTGAACGTTATTTAGATTGGTTTCGAGATTTAGGAAAAAAGTTAAATGTTCCAAAAGTATCTATCGTTGATGAATCTACAGCAGCAGCTTTAGGTTATGCTGTAAAAAGTCCCGGTAAATTGATTTTAGTAGTAGATTTTGGTGGGGGAACTCTCGATTTAAGTTTAGTTAAAACTGTAACTAATTCTGATAAAAATAATAGTTTACGCGCTGAGGTTTTAGCTAAGTCGGAAGCTTATGTAGGTGGTGAAGATATTGATGTTTGGATAGTTGATGATTATTTACGTTCTCAAAATCTCACACCGGAAGCAGTGGGTAAAATTAGTTATCAGAATTTATTAGAAATTGCTGAAAGGTTAAAAATTCAATTATCAAAAAATTCATCTGTTTCTGAAAGTTGGTTTGATGATGAATCTTTTATGTCTTATGAATTAAAAATAACTCGTGAAAAGTTAGAAGAGATTTTAGAATATAGACAGTTTTTACAACAGTTACGAGATGCGTTAGATGAAGTTTTAACTTTTGCATTGCGAAAGGGTATTTCTAAAAATGATATTGAACAAGTTTTATTAGTGGGAGGAAGTTGTTTAATTCCCGCAGTTCAACAATTGATAATTTCTTATTTTGGTAAAACTAAGGTAAAGTTAAATAAACCTTTTGATGCAGTTTGTCATGGTGCATTAGCAATAACGCAGATTACCGAAATAGATGATTTTTTGCGTCATAGTTACGCAATTCGTTTATGGGAAAGTTACAGTAAAAGTTATATTTATCATCATTTATTTACCAAAGGTGAAAAATATCCTTGTCAACGTCAAGAATGGTTAACTTTACAAGCTGCTAATAATGGACAAAGAGAGATTCGTTTAGATATTGGTGAGTTAGGTGATACGACACAAACAGAAATTGCTTTTGATGCTTCAGGAAGAATGACTTCTAGCACTCTTCAACATCAAGAAAGTTACTGTTCTTTAGATACTCAACATCAACAGGTTTGTGTGGCAAAACTTAACCCTCCAGGTGAAGCAGGATTTGATAGAATATCGGTGTTATTTGAGGTAGATTCTCGGCGGACTTTGTTAGCAACTGTGAAAGATTTATTAACAGGAGAAGTGTTAGTTGATAGGGGAGAAATTTATAAATTGACGTAA
- a CDS encoding serine/threonine-protein kinase: protein MTNLYCSQGHQNPSGSKFCLQCGEKMLDIPTATSGIQAGQTLGDRYVIVRLLGQGGFGRTYLAEDLNRFREACVLKEFSPQVQTPYVVQKAKELFQREASVLYQLKHHQIPRFRELLSMNLQGKEYLFLVQDHVEGETYNSLLNTRKQQGLRFTEIEVRQLLQQILPVLEYIHSVGVIHRDISPDNLMLRNVDKLPVLIDFGGVKQVAATVASQYYQSGEISSSNSGTLLGKIGFAPPEQMQTGLVSPHSDLYALAVTVLVLLTGKQPQELIDTENLNWQWRREVNLSPVLGNILDKMLSPRPSDRYQSTRQVLAALNPQGVDYPPTQLPANYPPTQYPTPTPPPIPTAGTVAVSPPKTPVHQPVVTPTPQTASVWTATNVFIVTVALFSSVGLLWWGFNNRPEGLKGSDPLITSSPTPSKTPSPEPTANYSPAERERKQRLSDRRQQLGINNSFYVSLINQIFWQKNPSLTGRTLSDKPEDESLRSEWDQTASEVLDKLSPLSESSRRQIGTYTPAERDRWKVEVNKINVGSRSLYDLGDAAFYRVFPEQRGNNFLDQPIGQVWHAFVSDKLNAILANSAFQRIVFPEGATGKTISGTLQPGGGKVFIAGLAKDQNMEVKLDAGSQVLLSIYSPSGKVTFLEDSTQRNVSKTLPETGFYEFVVVSKASKPVDYQLTVTAENPPEPEPTPTETPTPEPTPEPTETPEPTL from the coding sequence ATGACTAATCTTTATTGTTCTCAAGGGCATCAAAATCCGTCGGGTAGTAAGTTTTGTCTCCAGTGCGGGGAGAAAATGTTAGATATCCCTACTGCAACCAGTGGTATCCAAGCTGGACAAACTTTAGGCGATCGCTATGTTATTGTTCGTCTACTCGGACAAGGTGGGTTTGGACGGACTTATTTAGCTGAAGACCTCAACCGTTTCCGAGAAGCTTGTGTTTTAAAGGAATTTTCTCCCCAAGTTCAAACTCCCTACGTTGTCCAAAAAGCTAAGGAACTATTTCAGCGGGAAGCAAGTGTTCTTTATCAATTAAAACATCACCAAATTCCCCGCTTTCGGGAATTATTAAGTATGAACTTGCAAGGTAAAGAATACCTGTTTTTGGTGCAAGATCATGTAGAAGGAGAAACTTATAATTCTTTATTAAATACCCGCAAACAGCAGGGGTTAAGATTTACAGAAATAGAAGTACGTCAGCTATTACAGCAAATTTTACCAGTCTTGGAATATATCCACTCTGTGGGTGTAATTCATCGTGATATTTCTCCTGATAATTTAATGCTTCGCAATGTTGATAAATTACCAGTATTAATTGATTTTGGTGGTGTTAAACAAGTCGCTGCAACTGTCGCTTCTCAATATTATCAATCGGGTGAAATCTCATCTAGTAACAGTGGCACTCTGTTAGGAAAAATAGGGTTTGCACCTCCAGAACAAATGCAAACAGGTCTGGTGTCTCCCCACAGTGACTTATATGCGTTAGCTGTAACAGTGCTAGTTTTACTGACAGGTAAACAACCGCAAGAATTAATTGATACTGAAAATTTAAATTGGCAATGGCGGCGAGAAGTTAACCTCAGTCCCGTCTTAGGTAACATTTTAGATAAAATGCTATCGCCAAGACCAAGCGATCGCTATCAGTCAACCCGTCAAGTTCTTGCAGCACTCAACCCCCAAGGAGTTGATTATCCTCCCACCCAACTCCCAGCTAACTATCCTCCTACTCAATACCCAACTCCCACACCCCCACCTATTCCCACAGCAGGAACAGTGGCTGTCTCTCCCCCCAAAACACCAGTCCATCAACCTGTTGTCACGCCCACACCTCAAACCGCAAGTGTATGGACAGCTACAAACGTCTTTATTGTTACCGTCGCCTTATTTAGTAGTGTAGGTCTGCTGTGGTGGGGATTCAATAACCGCCCAGAGGGTTTAAAGGGAAGTGATCCCTTGATTACATCCAGTCCTACCCCTAGCAAAACTCCATCCCCTGAACCCACAGCTAATTATTCACCAGCAGAAAGAGAACGCAAACAAAGATTGAGCGATCGCCGTCAACAGTTGGGTATAAATAATAGCTTTTATGTCAGTTTAATTAATCAAATCTTTTGGCAAAAAAACCCCAGTCTTACAGGACGCACCCTCAGCGATAAACCAGAAGATGAAAGTTTGCGGTCAGAATGGGATCAAACCGCCTCCGAAGTCCTTGATAAGCTTTCTCCTCTCAGTGAGAGTTCCCGTAGGCAAATAGGAACTTATACACCAGCAGAACGCGATCGCTGGAAAGTAGAAGTTAACAAAATCAATGTTGGTAGTCGTTCTTTGTATGACTTGGGTGATGCTGCCTTCTACCGTGTATTCCCAGAACAGCGAGGTAACAATTTCCTAGATCAACCAATAGGGCAAGTTTGGCACGCATTTGTCAGTGATAAACTAAACGCCATCCTTGCAAACAGCGCCTTTCAAAGAATAGTGTTTCCTGAAGGTGCTACAGGTAAAACAATTAGCGGTACTCTCCAACCAGGAGGAGGTAAAGTTTTCATTGCTGGACTGGCCAAAGATCAAAATATGGAAGTTAAACTAGATGCCGGTTCTCAAGTTTTACTATCAATTTATTCTCCCTCTGGTAAAGTCACATTTTTAGAAGATTCTACACAACGTAACGTTTCCAAGACATTACCAGAAACCGGATTTTATGAATTTGTCGTCGTTTCCAAAGCGTCAAAACCCGTAGATTATCAACTAACTGTCACAGCAGAAAATCCTCCAGAACCAGAACCCACACCCACAGAAACACCCACACCAGAACCCACACCAGAACCGACAGAAACACCAGAACCCACACTTTAG
- a CDS encoding serine/threonine-protein kinase → MSVYCSKKHVNNSSNSFCTHCGEALPLTVGQVIDNRYEIARILGQGGFGRSYLAIDRQKSRQKCVLKEFAPQVVKSEDLQKAKELFEREASVLKKIQHPQIPRFHASLQAKIGTKDFFFLVQDYIEGANYYQLFAHRQSQGKSFSEEEVINLLYNLLPVLSYIHSLDIVHRDISPDNLILRQSDNLPVLIDFGGVKQLPAYQGFWQTQLAGNGTLLGKKGYAPEEQLIQGKVFKSSDLYSFAVTVLVLVTGKEPQLLYDSYNGTWYWGKEINVSPKLEAILKKMLAYKPSDRYQKADQVLKDLPPSASLHTVNTINTMQPPVNTQNPYITKLKTMVAAPGVKRAQAIGSKFHHRTQLAVQQIPMPVWLRPFAVSFIITTGVTLTGVGVWALGNFMVKSVSSITLPKIEVPKIPSINNPGGVANSNRSIQEVFSRLQELEISPVVFTRIVDERFYTLRTGLQRRVLTDKPEDRVLREQWNSTADELLKNIERANLSQTARRKIGSYSQQDSQRWDQLAKAGRLGKYKSFQDLREETYQKFDPLFPGQERGKLNQQTFLQIWYAIASDQVGNK, encoded by the coding sequence ATGTCGGTATATTGCAGCAAAAAACACGTGAATAATAGCAGTAACAGTTTTTGTACTCACTGCGGAGAAGCGTTACCTCTAACTGTAGGACAGGTAATAGATAATCGTTATGAAATTGCGCGTATACTGGGGCAAGGTGGTTTTGGACGTAGCTATTTGGCGATTGATAGGCAAAAAAGCCGTCAAAAGTGTGTTTTAAAGGAATTTGCCCCCCAAGTTGTCAAATCAGAAGATTTACAGAAAGCTAAAGAATTATTTGAACGGGAAGCAAGTGTACTCAAAAAAATTCAGCATCCCCAAATTCCGCGTTTTCATGCTTCACTACAAGCAAAGATTGGCACTAAGGATTTTTTCTTTTTAGTCCAAGATTATATTGAGGGTGCTAATTATTATCAGTTATTTGCACACCGTCAAAGTCAGGGAAAATCTTTTAGTGAGGAGGAAGTTATTAACCTTCTGTACAATCTTCTCCCCGTTTTGAGTTATATTCACTCTCTAGATATAGTTCACCGCGATATTTCACCGGATAATTTGATTTTACGCCAAAGTGATAATTTACCTGTGTTGATCGATTTTGGAGGTGTAAAACAATTACCAGCTTATCAGGGTTTTTGGCAGACACAGTTGGCTGGAAATGGAACTTTATTAGGTAAAAAAGGCTACGCACCTGAAGAACAGTTAATTCAGGGAAAAGTATTTAAAAGTAGCGATTTATACTCGTTTGCAGTGACTGTTTTGGTGTTAGTGACTGGGAAGGAACCGCAATTACTTTATGATAGCTATAACGGGACTTGGTACTGGGGAAAGGAAATTAATGTTAGTCCGAAATTAGAGGCCATCTTAAAAAAGATGTTGGCATATAAGCCGAGCGATCGCTATCAAAAAGCTGATCAAGTCCTCAAAGATTTACCCCCATCAGCTTCTCTCCATACAGTAAATACAATAAATACTATGCAACCTCCCGTCAATACCCAAAATCCTTATATTACCAAGTTGAAAACGATGGTAGCCGCACCTGGGGTAAAACGCGCCCAAGCTATTGGTAGTAAATTCCATCATCGGACTCAACTTGCTGTCCAACAAATCCCCATGCCAGTATGGTTGCGCCCTTTTGCTGTTAGCTTTATCATTACGACGGGAGTAACTTTAACTGGCGTGGGTGTGTGGGCGTTGGGAAATTTTATGGTAAAAAGTGTATCATCAATTACTTTACCTAAAATTGAAGTTCCCAAAATACCATCTATCAATAATCCTGGGGGTGTAGCAAATAGTAATCGCAGTATTCAAGAAGTTTTCAGCCGCTTGCAAGAGTTGGAAATTTCTCCAGTGGTTTTTACTAGGATAGTAGATGAACGCTTTTATACCTTAAGAACGGGATTGCAAAGAAGGGTGTTAACAGATAAACCGGAAGATAGAGTTTTACGTGAACAGTGGAATAGTACAGCTGATGAGTTGTTAAAGAACATTGAACGGGCTAATTTAAGTCAAACAGCACGCCGGAAAATAGGTAGTTATAGTCAACAAGATTCTCAGCGTTGGGATCAACTGGCTAAAGCTGGTAGATTGGGTAAATATAAGTCTTTTCAGGATTTGCGAGAAGAGACATATCAGAAATTTGATCCATTGTTTCCTGGTCAAGAGCGTGGGAAACTAAATCAGCAGACTTTTCTGCAAATTTGGTATGCGATCGCATCTGATCAGGTAGGGAACAAGTGA
- a CDS encoding phenylacetate--CoA ligase family protein — MKPQTQTQNAIKELENFVSTPLAEKLAQHLNIDTQEIVIHLFQTVAATVPAYKAFLAEHHINPETIQTLADFQKLPVICKENYISLYSLSELCNYGTLGSCDMIAASSGSTGKPTFWPRFLTDELQIATRFEQIFHDSFHADTKSTLAVVCFTLGTWVGGMFTTNCCRYLALKGYPITVITPGNNKTEILRVVQELGGNFEQVVLLGYPPFLKDVIDMGIANGLQWGQYQIKLVMAGEVFSEEWRSLVSERIGSENPCYDFASMYGTADAGVLGNETPLSICIRRFLAENPAAAKALFGESRLPTLVQYDPCSRFFEVEDSRLIFSGNNGIPLIRYNILDNGGLISYDQMLKFLVEWGFNPIIELQQNRGINQLPFVYVFGRSNFTVSYFGANIYPENVTVGLEQPIIREWVTGKFVLQVQEDLDKNRFLSVVVELAPNIEGSEEKRQAITSSILSQLLRLNSEFANYVPVEYQTPQVELKPTGDVEYFPVGVKHRYTRK, encoded by the coding sequence ATGAAACCGCAAACACAAACCCAAAACGCAATTAAAGAACTGGAAAATTTTGTCTCTACTCCCTTAGCAGAGAAATTAGCACAGCATCTGAACATTGACACTCAAGAAATAGTTATACATCTATTTCAAACTGTAGCTGCTACTGTACCAGCTTACAAAGCATTTTTAGCAGAACATCACATCAATCCTGAGACAATTCAAACCTTAGCAGACTTCCAAAAGTTGCCAGTCATTTGTAAAGAAAATTATATTTCTCTTTACTCCTTATCAGAATTATGTAACTATGGAACATTAGGAAGCTGTGATATGATCGCAGCTTCCTCTGGCTCAACGGGGAAACCCACATTTTGGCCGCGTTTCTTGACAGATGAACTACAAATAGCCACAAGGTTTGAGCAGATTTTTCACGATAGTTTTCATGCAGACACCAAAAGCACCTTAGCAGTAGTGTGTTTTACCTTGGGAACATGGGTAGGGGGAATGTTCACGACCAATTGTTGTCGGTATCTTGCCCTCAAAGGATATCCTATCACAGTCATTACTCCTGGTAACAATAAAACAGAAATTTTGCGAGTTGTGCAGGAACTGGGTGGTAACTTTGAGCAAGTTGTACTATTAGGATATCCGCCATTTCTTAAAGATGTAATTGATATGGGTATTGCCAATGGTTTACAGTGGGGACAATATCAAATTAAACTAGTAATGGCTGGAGAAGTATTTAGTGAAGAATGGCGGAGTTTAGTTAGTGAAAGGATAGGATCTGAAAATCCCTGTTATGATTTTGCTTCCATGTATGGAACAGCAGACGCAGGAGTTTTAGGAAATGAAACACCTTTAAGTATTTGTATTCGGCGGTTTTTAGCAGAAAATCCCGCAGCAGCTAAAGCATTATTTGGAGAGTCTCGTTTACCAACATTAGTACAGTATGATCCTTGTAGTCGATTTTTTGAAGTTGAAGATAGTAGATTAATATTTTCTGGTAATAACGGCATTCCTTTAATTAGATATAATATCTTAGATAATGGTGGGTTAATTAGTTATGACCAGATGCTGAAATTTTTAGTAGAGTGGGGGTTTAATCCCATTATAGAATTACAGCAAAATAGAGGAATTAATCAATTACCATTTGTTTATGTTTTTGGACGTTCTAATTTTACCGTTTCCTATTTTGGTGCAAATATTTACCCAGAAAATGTGACAGTGGGATTAGAACAACCGATAATTCGAGAATGGGTAACAGGTAAGTTTGTATTGCAGGTACAAGAAGATTTAGATAAAAATCGCTTTTTATCTGTGGTTGTGGAATTAGCACCAAATATAGAGGGTAGTGAAGAGAAAAGACAAGCTATAACTAGTTCTATTCTTTCTCAACTGTTGCGGTTAAATAGCGAGTTTGCTAATTATGTTCCCGTGGAATATCAAACACCGCAAGTAGAATTAAAACCTACGGGTGATGTTGAGTATTTCCCTGTAGGTGTCAAACATCGATATACACGAAAGTAA
- a CDS encoding CHAT domain-containing protein: protein MFHNRWKKAITFSLLFALVFLSTITFNLLLQNQSAYAVKEEDWDRFLKNKNFIEAVNEVEKHWEKDYEQYFDQNLADFTLTAEDIGKTLTKISQQTSTKSAVIWIWPRETQLQLVIITPGKKPQVYSVVEADKKTLMDVIKRLNVAITSPSRRRTKAYLEPAQTLYKWMVKPLESTLETEKIDTILFCLGSGLRTLPIAALHDGKQFLVEKYAIARIPAFNLMNSNYKKTKYSQVLAMGASEFSQLESLPAVPVELNEITQELGSSKQFINQEFTLKNFQAQRKKQPFKIVHLATHAEFKPGNPDQSYIQFWGNERIRLDEIDKLNLDKPPVDLLVLSACRTALGDQEAELGFAGLTVKSGVKSVLASIWNVSDVGTLALMTEFYQHLQQTPLKAKALQAAQVAMLKGKVGLKRGELQGSSGGLQLPSELAALRDETFSHPYYWSAFTIIGNPW from the coding sequence ATGTTTCACAATCGATGGAAAAAAGCAATTACTTTTTCTTTATTATTTGCTTTGGTATTTTTAAGTACAATTACCTTTAATCTTCTCCTGCAAAATCAATCTGCTTATGCTGTTAAAGAAGAAGATTGGGATAGATTTCTCAAAAACAAAAACTTTATTGAAGCAGTAAATGAAGTTGAGAAACATTGGGAAAAAGACTATGAACAATATTTTGATCAAAATTTGGCGGATTTTACCTTAACGGCTGAAGATATAGGGAAGACACTTACTAAAATATCTCAACAAACTTCTACAAAATCTGCTGTTATCTGGATATGGCCACGAGAAACACAACTGCAATTAGTAATCATCACTCCTGGGAAAAAACCACAGGTTTATAGTGTTGTAGAAGCTGACAAAAAGACTTTAATGGATGTGATCAAAAGGCTAAATGTCGCCATTACCAGTCCCAGCAGACGTAGAACCAAAGCTTACTTGGAACCAGCCCAAACATTATATAAGTGGATGGTAAAACCATTAGAATCTACGCTAGAAACTGAAAAAATAGATACCATACTTTTTTGTTTAGGAAGTGGTTTACGTACTCTACCAATAGCAGCATTACATGATGGAAAACAGTTTTTAGTAGAAAAGTATGCGATCGCCCGCATTCCTGCTTTTAATTTAATGAATTCTAACTACAAAAAAACTAAGTATTCGCAAGTTTTAGCAATGGGTGCATCGGAATTTTCTCAACTGGAATCTTTACCAGCAGTACCAGTAGAATTAAATGAAATTACCCAAGAATTGGGTTCAAGTAAACAATTTATCAATCAAGAATTTACCCTCAAAAATTTCCAAGCACAACGAAAAAAACAGCCTTTTAAAATTGTTCACTTAGCTACCCATGCAGAGTTTAAACCAGGAAACCCCGATCAGTCTTATATTCAGTTCTGGGGTAATGAAAGAATTAGATTAGATGAAATCGACAAGTTAAATTTGGATAAACCACCAGTGGATTTATTAGTTCTAAGTGCTTGTAGAACTGCGTTGGGAGATCAAGAAGCAGAGTTAGGTTTTGCAGGGTTAACAGTTAAATCAGGAGTAAAATCCGTTTTGGCCAGTATTTGGAATGTTAGCGATGTGGGAACTTTGGCTTTGATGACAGAATTTTATCAGCATTTGCAACAGACACCACTCAAAGCAAAAGCACTGCAAGCAGCACAAGTTGCTATGCTAAAAGGGAAAGTGGGTTTAAAAAGGGGTGAGTTACAGGGATCTAGTGGAGGTTTGCAACTTCCATCAGAATTAGCAGCATTGAGGGATGAAACTTTCTCCCACCCTTATTATTGGTCAGCTTTTACAATTATTGGTAATCCCTGGTAA